A single region of the Variovorax paradoxus genome encodes:
- a CDS encoding DMT family transporter, whose protein sequence is MPSFTPRQFVLLVLLTLAWGLNWPVMKLGVADYPPLAFRAISIWLGLPVLGLALVWMKVPFRVPRSAWPELVWLGATNMFVWHACIILAVKALSGGRAAILGYTMPVFSAVIGALLFSAVLTRRAWIGVGACAVGVGLLLWHELTDLAGRPGYVALALAAAATWALGTQLLRHTRIGLPTLTLSFWMTAMTAVVMTVLTLLFERDQWRWPGHVTWGSILYNAVLIFGFAHAAWFYLARGLPPVASTLSVMFIPVLGVFSGAVWLGEVVHWQDWIAVALMMVAIASVLWPSRSTAKT, encoded by the coding sequence ATGCCCTCCTTCACGCCGCGCCAGTTCGTCCTGCTCGTTCTCCTCACCCTTGCATGGGGCCTCAACTGGCCCGTGATGAAACTCGGCGTGGCGGACTATCCGCCGCTCGCGTTTCGCGCCATTTCCATCTGGCTCGGCCTTCCGGTGCTGGGCCTCGCGCTGGTGTGGATGAAGGTGCCGTTCCGCGTGCCGCGAAGCGCATGGCCCGAGCTGGTGTGGCTGGGCGCCACCAACATGTTCGTCTGGCATGCCTGCATCATTCTTGCGGTGAAGGCGCTCTCGGGCGGGCGCGCGGCAATCCTCGGCTACACGATGCCGGTGTTCTCGGCCGTGATCGGCGCGTTGCTGTTCTCTGCCGTGCTCACGCGGCGCGCATGGATCGGCGTGGGTGCCTGCGCGGTGGGCGTGGGGCTGCTGCTCTGGCACGAGCTCACCGACTTGGCGGGGCGGCCCGGCTACGTGGCGCTCGCATTGGCGGCTGCGGCAACCTGGGCATTGGGCACGCAGCTGCTGCGGCACACCCGCATCGGGCTGCCCACGCTCACGCTCTCGTTCTGGATGACGGCGATGACGGCTGTCGTGATGACGGTGCTCACGCTGCTCTTCGAGCGCGACCAGTGGCGCTGGCCGGGCCACGTGACCTGGGGTTCGATTCTCTATAACGCCGTGCTGATCTTCGGCTTTGCGCACGCGGCGTGGTTCTACCTGGCGCGCGGCCTTCCGCCGGTGGCATCGACGCTGAGCGTGATGTTCATTCCGGTGCTCGGCGTGTTCAGCGGCGCGGTGTGGCTGGGCGAAGTCGTGCACTGGCAGGACTGGATCGCCGTCGCGCTGATGATGGTGGCCATCGCCTCGGTGCTCTGGCCTTCGCGCAGCACCGCCAAGACCTGA
- the uvrA gene encoding excinuclease ABC subunit UvrA, with the protein MFGCPRTIEPLKSPATDNPERDAYLGAVLAQQRISIRGARTHNLKNVDLDIPRNKLVVITGLSGSGKSSLAFDTLYAEGQRRYVESLSAYARQFLQLMDKPDVDVIEGLSPAISIEQKATSHNPRSTVGTVTEIHDYLRLLYARAGTPYCPEHHLPLQAQTVSQMVDATLAIANEPRLMILAPVAREKKGEFLELFAEMQAAGYVRFRVDGQTYEYNDLPKLKKTEKHDIDVVIDRLRARPDMQQRLAESFEAALRLAEGRAIALELGAEGAPDKEHLFNAKFACPICHYSLSELEPRLFSFNSPVGACPSCDGLGHREVFDPARVVAFPSLSLASGAIKGWDRRNSYYFSMIESVAKHYKFDVDAPFESLPASVQQVLLHGSAAEEIKFNYTMESGNFAGKKLTKKHPFEGIIPNMTRRYRETDSVMVREDLARFRNLQPCPDCGGSRLRPEARNVFLVDESNRPADGGEPPRMAIFELSHLTLRDSLAWFQNLKLRGAKADIADKVVREIGLRLKFLNDVGLNYLSLDRSAETLSGGEAQRIRLASQIGSGLTGVMYVLDEPSIGLHQRDNDRLIGTLKHLRDIGNSVIVVEHDEDMIHAADHVIDMGPGAGVHGGRVMAQGTYAEVSANPDSLTGQYLSGTKKIEVPKHRTAWLPVVKKPAFNEGKKASRFPPSPAAERRAAREAAHLASQTDLQEIRVVGATGNNLKNVSVAFPVGLLTCVTGVSGSGKSTLVNDTLYTAVARTLYRAHEEPAAHESVEGIEYFDKVINVDQSPIGRTPRSNPATYTGLFTPIRELMAETNTARERGYGPGRFSFNVAGGRCEACQGDGVVKVEMHFLPDVYVPCEVCHGQRYNRETLEVQYKGKNIAQILEMTVEVAHEFLKAVPTIERKLRTLLDVGLSYIKLGQSATTLSGGEAQRVKLALELSKRDTGRTLYILDEPTTGLHFADIELLLKVLHQLRDAGNTIVVIEHNLDVIKTADWLVDMGPEGGAGGGTVVGEGTPEDIAANEASHTGRYLKRLLPN; encoded by the coding sequence ATGTTCGGTTGCCCTCGGACGATCGAACCCTTGAAATCCCCCGCAACTGACAACCCGGAACGCGACGCCTACCTGGGCGCCGTGCTCGCGCAGCAGCGCATCAGCATCCGCGGTGCGCGCACCCACAACCTGAAGAACGTCGACCTCGACATTCCGCGCAACAAGCTGGTGGTCATCACCGGCCTGTCGGGCTCGGGCAAGTCGAGCCTGGCTTTCGACACGCTGTATGCCGAAGGGCAGCGGCGCTACGTGGAAAGCCTCTCGGCCTATGCGCGGCAGTTTCTGCAGCTCATGGACAAGCCCGACGTCGACGTGATCGAGGGCCTCTCGCCCGCCATCAGCATCGAGCAGAAGGCCACCAGCCACAACCCGCGCTCCACCGTGGGCACGGTGACCGAGATCCACGACTACCTGCGCCTGCTTTATGCACGCGCCGGCACGCCCTACTGCCCCGAGCACCACCTGCCGCTGCAGGCGCAAACGGTGTCGCAAATGGTCGATGCCACGCTTGCCATTGCCAATGAGCCGCGCCTGATGATCCTCGCGCCCGTGGCGCGCGAGAAGAAAGGCGAGTTCCTGGAGCTCTTCGCCGAAATGCAGGCCGCCGGCTACGTGCGCTTCCGCGTCGACGGGCAAACCTACGAATACAACGACCTGCCCAAGCTCAAGAAGACCGAGAAGCACGACATCGACGTGGTGATCGACCGGCTGCGCGCGCGCCCCGACATGCAGCAGCGCCTGGCCGAGAGCTTCGAGGCGGCGCTGCGTCTTGCAGAAGGCCGCGCCATTGCGCTGGAGCTGGGCGCCGAGGGAGCGCCCGACAAGGAGCACCTGTTCAACGCCAAGTTCGCGTGCCCGATCTGCCACTACTCGCTATCGGAACTGGAGCCGCGCCTTTTCTCGTTCAACTCGCCCGTGGGCGCCTGCCCGAGCTGCGACGGCCTCGGCCACCGCGAGGTGTTCGACCCGGCGCGCGTGGTGGCCTTCCCGTCGCTCTCGCTGGCCAGCGGCGCCATCAAGGGTTGGGACCGCCGCAACAGCTACTACTTCAGCATGATCGAGAGCGTTGCGAAGCACTACAAGTTCGACGTCGACGCGCCCTTCGAATCCCTGCCCGCCTCGGTGCAGCAGGTGCTGCTGCACGGCTCGGCGGCCGAAGAGATCAAGTTCAACTACACCATGGAATCGGGCAACTTCGCGGGCAAGAAGCTCACGAAGAAGCACCCCTTCGAGGGCATCATCCCGAACATGACGCGGCGCTACCGGGAGACCGATTCGGTGATGGTGCGCGAAGACCTCGCGCGCTTTCGCAACCTGCAGCCGTGTCCCGACTGCGGCGGCTCGCGCCTCAGGCCCGAGGCGCGCAACGTATTCCTGGTCGATGAATCGAACCGCCCCGCCGATGGTGGCGAGCCGCCGCGCATGGCGATTTTCGAATTGAGTCATCTCACGCTGCGCGATTCGCTCGCCTGGTTCCAAAACCTGAAGCTGCGCGGTGCCAAGGCCGACATCGCCGACAAGGTGGTGCGCGAGATCGGCTTGCGCCTCAAGTTCCTGAACGACGTGGGCCTGAACTACCTGAGCCTGGACCGCAGCGCCGAAACGCTCTCGGGCGGCGAGGCGCAGCGCATCCGCCTGGCCTCGCAAATCGGCTCCGGCCTCACGGGCGTGATGTACGTGCTCGATGAGCCCAGCATCGGCCTGCACCAGCGCGACAACGACCGCCTCATCGGCACGCTGAAGCACCTGCGCGACATCGGCAACAGCGTGATCGTGGTCGAGCACGACGAGGACATGATCCATGCCGCCGACCACGTGATCGACATGGGCCCCGGTGCCGGCGTGCACGGCGGCCGCGTGATGGCGCAGGGCACCTATGCCGAGGTGTCGGCCAACCCCGACTCGCTCACTGGCCAATACCTTTCGGGCACCAAGAAGATCGAAGTGCCCAAGCACCGCACCGCCTGGCTGCCGGTCGTGAAGAAGCCGGCCTTCAACGAAGGCAAGAAGGCCTCGCGCTTTCCGCCGAGCCCCGCCGCCGAACGGCGCGCCGCGCGCGAAGCGGCGCACCTTGCCTCGCAGACCGACCTGCAGGAAATCCGCGTGGTCGGCGCCACCGGCAACAACCTGAAGAACGTGAGCGTGGCCTTTCCGGTCGGTCTGCTGACCTGCGTCACGGGCGTTTCGGGCTCAGGCAAATCGACTCTGGTGAACGACACGCTCTACACCGCCGTGGCGCGCACGCTCTACCGCGCGCACGAAGAGCCGGCCGCGCACGAGTCGGTCGAGGGCATCGAGTATTTCGACAAGGTCATCAACGTCGACCAATCGCCCATCGGCCGCACGCCGCGCAGCAACCCGGCCACCTACACGGGCCTGTTCACGCCCATTCGCGAGCTGATGGCCGAGACCAACACCGCGCGCGAACGCGGCTACGGCCCGGGCCGCTTCAGCTTCAACGTGGCGGGCGGCCGCTGCGAGGCCTGCCAGGGCGACGGCGTGGTGAAGGTCGAGATGCACTTTCTGCCCGACGTGTACGTGCCCTGCGAGGTGTGCCACGGCCAGCGGTACAACCGCGAGACGCTCGAGGTTCAGTACAAGGGCAAGAACATCGCGCAGATCCTCGAGATGACGGTCGAGGTGGCGCACGAGTTTTTGAAAGCCGTGCCGACCATCGAGCGCAAGCTGCGCACGCTGCTCGACGTGGGCCTTTCATATATCAAGCTCGGCCAGTCGGCCACCACGCTCTCGGGCGGCGAGGCGCAGCGCGTGAAACTTGCACTGGAGCTCAGCAAGCGCGACACCGGCCGCACGCTCTACATCCTGGACGAGCCGACCACTGGCCTGCACTTTGCCGACATCGAACTGCTGCTGAAGGTGCTGCACCAGCTGCGCGACGCGGGCAACACCATCGTCGTGATCGAGCACAACCTGGACGTCATCAAGACGGCCGACTGGCTCGTCGACATGGGCCCGGAGGGCGGCGCCGGCGGCGGCACGGTGGTGGGCGAAGGCACGCCGGAAGACATCGCGGCCAATGAGGCCAGCCACACGGGGCGCTACCTCAAACGGTTGTTGCCGAACTGA
- a CDS encoding chloride channel protein has product MNREPDFFEHLRAELRGGRIWLDRAIVLGYAIAAGLFVVGFTVASDWVFGQFHRFYQAWPWAVLLTTPLVTAAIVWFTLRFFPGAGGSGIPQIKAALHPALPEERRFVFASLRLTVAKIGLGVAGFAAGLSIGREGPSVQVAAGVMQHARRWLSPNTTIDSRALLVAGGAAGIAAAFNAPLAGVVFAIEELSGRLEARSSGLIITAIVLAGLVAVSAFGNTSYFGVIRVPRLGWDVLGPGLLVALLSGAAGGLFARLLIASLTGTAGRLNRWRARFPVRFAACGGLAVAVIGLVTGGVTFGAGSEAVKQMLQGHDELTPLYTALKFIATWLTAWCGVPGGIFAPSLSIGAGIGDAVAGLAGSDLGPALIAMGMAGFLAAVTQAPLTAFIIVMEMVDGHSMVLSLMASAMLASLVSRMISRPLYETLAEHMVGRAIGSTAPVHRPGPEAPAEKASQPAPSP; this is encoded by the coding sequence ATGAACAGAGAACCTGACTTTTTCGAGCACTTGCGCGCCGAATTGCGCGGGGGCCGCATCTGGCTCGACCGTGCCATCGTGCTCGGCTACGCCATTGCGGCCGGCCTCTTCGTGGTGGGCTTCACAGTTGCCAGCGACTGGGTCTTCGGCCAGTTCCACCGCTTCTACCAGGCGTGGCCCTGGGCCGTGCTGCTGACCACGCCGCTCGTCACCGCGGCCATCGTGTGGTTCACACTGCGCTTCTTTCCGGGTGCGGGCGGTTCGGGCATTCCGCAGATCAAGGCGGCGCTGCATCCGGCGCTGCCGGAGGAGCGGCGCTTCGTCTTCGCGTCGCTCCGGCTGACGGTCGCAAAAATCGGGCTGGGCGTTGCGGGCTTCGCGGCCGGGCTGTCGATCGGGCGCGAAGGCCCCTCGGTGCAGGTTGCGGCGGGCGTGATGCAGCATGCGCGGCGCTGGCTGTCGCCCAACACCACCATCGACTCCCGCGCGCTGCTGGTGGCGGGCGGGGCGGCGGGCATTGCGGCAGCCTTCAATGCGCCGCTGGCGGGCGTGGTGTTCGCCATCGAAGAACTGTCGGGCCGGCTGGAGGCGCGCTCCAGCGGCCTGATCATCACGGCCATCGTGCTGGCGGGCCTGGTGGCGGTGTCGGCATTCGGCAATACCAGCTACTTCGGCGTGATCCGCGTGCCGCGGCTGGGCTGGGACGTGCTCGGGCCCGGGCTGCTGGTCGCGTTGCTGAGCGGCGCGGCAGGCGGGCTGTTCGCGCGCCTGCTGATTGCGTCGCTGACCGGCACGGCCGGGCGGCTCAACCGCTGGCGGGCACGCTTTCCGGTGCGCTTCGCGGCCTGCGGCGGGCTCGCGGTGGCCGTCATCGGGCTGGTGACGGGCGGGGTCACGTTCGGTGCGGGGTCCGAAGCGGTCAAGCAGATGCTGCAGGGCCATGACGAACTTACACCGCTCTACACCGCTCTCAAGTTCATTGCCACCTGGCTCACCGCGTGGTGCGGCGTGCCTGGCGGCATCTTCGCGCCTTCGCTGTCCATTGGCGCGGGCATCGGCGATGCGGTAGCCGGGCTGGCCGGCAGCGACCTCGGGCCCGCACTCATCGCGATGGGCATGGCCGGCTTCCTGGCCGCGGTCACGCAGGCACCGCTCACCGCCTTCATCATCGTGATGGAAATGGTCGACGGCCATTCCATGGTGCTGAGCCTCATGGCTTCGGCCATGCTGGCCAGCCTGGTCTCCCGCATGATCAGCCGCCCGCTCTACGAGACATTGGCCGAGCACATGGTCGGCCGGGCCATCGGCAGCACCGCACCGGTGCACCGGCCGGGGCCCGAAGCTCCCGCGGAGAAAGCCTCTCAACCCGCCCCCTCGCCATGA
- the ssb gene encoding single-stranded DNA-binding protein, with protein sequence MASVNKVIVVGNLGRDPEMRTFPSGDQVANVTVATTDRWKDKQSGEMREATEWHRIVFNGRLAEIAGQYLRKGSQVYVEGSLRTRKWTDKDGIEKYTTEIRADQMQMLGSRQGQGGPSGGPEDDGGYSQGGGGGGYSQGGGGGGGGGGYAPRAPAAAPRAPAAAPRQAPAKSSSGFDDMDDDIPF encoded by the coding sequence ATGGCATCGGTCAATAAAGTCATCGTCGTCGGCAACCTGGGGCGCGACCCCGAAATGCGTACCTTCCCAAGCGGCGACCAGGTGGCAAACGTCACCGTGGCCACCACCGATCGCTGGAAAGACAAGCAAAGCGGCGAAATGCGCGAAGCCACCGAGTGGCACCGCATCGTTTTCAACGGCCGCCTGGCCGAAATTGCCGGCCAATACCTGCGCAAGGGCTCGCAGGTGTATGTCGAAGGCAGCCTGCGCACGCGCAAGTGGACCGACAAGGACGGCATAGAAAAGTACACCACCGAAATCCGCGCCGACCAGATGCAGATGCTGGGTAGCCGCCAGGGCCAGGGCGGCCCCTCGGGCGGTCCGGAGGACGACGGCGGTTATTCGCAGGGTGGCGGCGGTGGCGGCTACTCGCAAGGCGGTGGCGGTGGCGGCGGTGGCGGCGGTTATGCCCCCCGTGCACCCGCCGCGGCACCGCGCGCTCCGGCGGCGGCGCCGCGCCAGGCACCGGCCAAGTCGTCGTCGGGCTTCGACGACATGGATGACGACATTCCGTTCTGA
- a CDS encoding Csu type fimbrial protein, giving the protein MSLLTRSLQALGLPLLFALLWWLPAGPAQAAVSCNATMTNLVFGTVELVNGATAAPTTATLNYNCTNDSTTAIEQVRVCFNIGDGNEGLGNFNPRVMETTAGNQLRFQLYQATSGTVWGSNGNAQVPNPFSVTMSIPRRTTAGGLGRVTGSTTMRGELLPLQGAVPPGSYQDNFVGDHTSITLSRSTSAMPATCDTIQPGRFAFLVTATVAKSCLVTADPLNFGTINGLPGQADRDQTSTINVTCTTPTPYTVALTPSNGSTTGAGTMTPTGGVPGNAETVPYQLYRNAARNSVWGSVAGTGGNVAAGTGNGAAQALTLYGRVLGTNANVRPDNYRDVVTVSVTY; this is encoded by the coding sequence ATGAGCCTTCTGACCCGCTCTTTGCAGGCCCTCGGCCTGCCCCTGCTCTTTGCGCTGCTCTGGTGGCTGCCGGCGGGCCCCGCGCAGGCGGCGGTCAGCTGCAACGCGACGATGACGAACCTGGTCTTCGGCACGGTCGAGCTGGTCAACGGGGCCACGGCGGCGCCCACCACCGCGACGCTGAACTACAACTGCACCAACGACAGCACCACCGCCATCGAGCAGGTCAGGGTCTGCTTCAACATCGGCGACGGCAACGAGGGCCTCGGGAACTTCAATCCACGAGTGATGGAGACCACCGCCGGGAATCAATTGAGGTTCCAGCTGTACCAGGCAACGAGCGGCACCGTGTGGGGCTCCAACGGCAACGCGCAGGTGCCGAACCCGTTCTCCGTCACGATGAGCATTCCTCGCCGTACGACTGCGGGCGGCCTCGGACGGGTGACGGGAAGCACCACCATGCGCGGCGAACTGCTCCCCCTCCAGGGCGCGGTGCCTCCAGGTTCGTACCAGGACAACTTCGTCGGGGACCACACCTCGATCACGCTGTCGAGGAGCACTTCCGCCATGCCGGCGACCTGCGACACCATACAGCCCGGCAGGTTCGCCTTCCTGGTCACCGCAACAGTCGCCAAGAGCTGCCTGGTCACCGCGGACCCGCTGAACTTCGGCACCATCAACGGCCTGCCGGGCCAAGCCGACAGGGACCAGACCAGCACGATCAACGTCACCTGCACCACGCCCACCCCGTACACGGTTGCGCTGACGCCTTCGAATGGCTCGACGACCGGCGCAGGAACGATGACGCCGACAGGCGGCGTGCCCGGCAACGCCGAGACGGTGCCCTATCAGCTCTACCGCAACGCCGCGCGCAATTCCGTCTGGGGCAGCGTCGCGGGCACAGGCGGGAACGTTGCTGCGGGCACAGGCAACGGAGCCGCCCAGGCGCTGACCTTGTATGGACGCGTTCTCGGCACCAACGCCAACGTGCGGCCGGACAACTACCGCGACGTGGTGACGGTCAGCGTGACCTACTGA
- a CDS encoding fimbria/pilus outer membrane usher protein: protein MAAQAQNVAAVSSSLVAASAEENLAGTGGGDLFLELSLNGNPQGLVHFGLRGKELWAAAATLRQLGFVLPPGVSDPVPLKSLPGVQVDYDAAGQRLAIIASADVLRLPTTVVDTSTLVAQKANAAPGLLLNYDLYGTQGRGNTSSFNALTELRAFSGSAVFSNTLMSRAARLDGEGWQHDSVRLDTTWSKSFPDEMLTLRVGDTTTASLPWSRSTRIGGIQLSRNFALQPYRTTTPLPAFLGSATLPSQVELYINGLRQYSGQVPAGPFQLKTVPSINGAGNAQVVLTDAFGRATTLDFSLYDTQRLLQAGLSDWSVDLGMVRKSYGLRSFDYGSDAAASGTWRYGVSNSFTLEAHGEATRGLVKGGVGGAWLLGQSGVVAGAVAHSSYGGEQGSLMNLGYSWRDNQFNFAVEGTRTRGEYRDVASLYGGPPPRGSGRASIGYTTGSFGSFGLSYLYLRYPAQQATRLASVYWFRGVGRNASVNVSLNQNLDDRRERSLFVGFTWALDGNVTASAGLQRERDRNIYTVDAQSSTPGEGGVGWRAGLRQGGGQNGGQAEIDYLGRYGRAMAGISVLGDSRFAYAGATGSVVFMGGQPFAARRIDDAFAVVSTDGIAGVPVRLENRDIGTTDGNGMLLVAPLSAYQNNQLSIDPMQLPADVRIERVKTIATPSDRAGTLVRFGITPVSAAALILVDETGKPLPLGSRVRANAQGGEPALVGFDGAVYLESLQPRNTLDVQTPSGRCRASFDYRKEASGIPQIGPLRCAKETKTP, encoded by the coding sequence TTGGCCGCTCAGGCCCAGAACGTTGCAGCCGTGTCCAGCTCGCTGGTGGCCGCGTCTGCGGAAGAAAACCTCGCCGGAACCGGCGGCGGCGACCTCTTCCTGGAACTGAGCCTCAATGGCAATCCCCAGGGACTGGTTCATTTCGGCCTGCGCGGCAAGGAACTCTGGGCCGCCGCCGCCACGCTGCGGCAGCTGGGCTTCGTGCTGCCGCCAGGCGTATCCGACCCCGTGCCGCTCAAGAGCCTTCCGGGCGTACAGGTCGACTACGACGCTGCGGGTCAGCGCCTGGCGATCATTGCCTCGGCCGACGTGCTGCGCCTGCCCACGACCGTGGTCGACACCTCGACCCTCGTCGCACAAAAGGCCAATGCGGCGCCCGGCTTGCTGCTCAACTACGACCTTTACGGCACCCAGGGCCGGGGCAATACGTCCAGCTTCAACGCGCTGACCGAACTGCGCGCATTCAGCGGCAGCGCCGTGTTCAGCAACACCCTGATGTCGCGCGCAGCCCGCCTCGACGGCGAGGGCTGGCAGCATGACTCCGTGCGGCTCGACACCACCTGGAGCAAGTCGTTCCCGGATGAAATGCTGACGCTTCGCGTGGGCGACACCACCACGGCTTCGCTGCCGTGGTCGCGCTCCACCCGCATCGGCGGCATCCAGCTTTCGCGCAACTTTGCGCTGCAACCCTATCGCACCACCACGCCACTGCCGGCGTTCCTGGGATCGGCCACGCTGCCCTCGCAGGTGGAGCTCTATATCAACGGCCTGCGCCAGTACTCGGGCCAGGTGCCGGCGGGGCCTTTCCAGCTCAAGACGGTGCCGAGCATCAACGGTGCCGGCAACGCGCAGGTGGTGCTCACCGACGCCTTCGGCCGCGCAACAACGCTCGATTTTTCGCTCTACGACACGCAGCGGCTGCTGCAGGCGGGCCTTTCCGACTGGTCTGTCGATCTCGGCATGGTGCGCAAGAGCTACGGCCTGCGCTCCTTCGACTACGGCAGCGACGCCGCGGCCAGCGGCACCTGGCGCTACGGTGTGAGCAACAGCTTCACGCTGGAGGCGCATGGCGAGGCGACTCGAGGCTTGGTCAAGGGCGGCGTCGGCGGCGCATGGCTGCTCGGGCAGAGCGGCGTGGTCGCAGGCGCCGTGGCGCACAGCAGCTACGGCGGAGAGCAGGGTTCCCTGATGAACCTGGGCTACAGCTGGCGCGACAACCAATTCAACTTTGCCGTCGAAGGCACCCGCACGCGCGGCGAATACCGCGACGTTGCATCCCTCTACGGCGGCCCGCCGCCGCGCGGTTCGGGCCGCGCGTCCATCGGCTACACCACGGGCAGCTTCGGCAGCTTCGGCCTCAGCTATCTTTACCTGCGCTATCCCGCGCAGCAGGCAACGCGCCTGGCAAGCGTCTATTGGTTCAGGGGCGTGGGCCGCAATGCCTCGGTGAACGTCAGCCTGAACCAGAACCTCGACGACCGCCGCGAGCGCAGCCTCTTCGTCGGCTTCACCTGGGCGCTGGACGGCAACGTCACGGCCAGCGCCGGCCTTCAGCGCGAGCGCGACCGCAACATCTACACCGTCGATGCGCAGAGCTCCACGCCGGGCGAAGGCGGTGTCGGCTGGCGCGCCGGCCTGCGCCAGGGCGGGGGCCAGAACGGCGGACAGGCCGAGATCGACTACCTGGGCCGCTACGGCCGCGCCATGGCCGGCATCAGCGTGCTCGGCGACAGCCGTTTTGCCTATGCCGGAGCCACCGGCTCGGTCGTGTTCATGGGCGGCCAGCCGTTCGCGGCCCGCCGCATCGACGACGCATTTGCGGTGGTCTCCACCGACGGCATCGCCGGCGTACCGGTAAGGCTGGAGAACCGGGACATCGGCACGACCGACGGCAACGGCATGTTGCTGGTGGCCCCGCTCAGCGCCTATCAGAACAACCAGCTTTCCATCGACCCGATGCAATTGCCCGCCGACGTGAGGATCGAACGCGTGAAGACCATTGCCACGCCGAGCGACCGCGCCGGCACGCTGGTGCGCTTCGGCATCACGCCGGTCAGCGCGGCCGCACTGATTCTGGTGGACGAGACAGGCAAGCCCCTGCCGCTGGGCAGCCGCGTGCGCGCCAACGCCCAAGGCGGCGAGCCCGCCCTGGTCGGCTTCGACGGCGCGGTGTACCTCGAATCGCTCCAGCCCCGGAACACGCTCGACGTACAGACGCCTTCTGGCCGCTGCCGCGCGAGCTTCGACTATCGCAAGGAAGCCTCGGGAATTCCGCAGATCGGCCCGCTGCGCTGCGCCAAGGAGACCAAGACGCCATGA
- a CDS encoding fimbrial biogenesis chaperone encodes MLRYTAALALALAHAFASASGLQVSPVTLTLQATQNADGLWLSNTGDTVVHAQVRVYQWTQENGAEKLTTSRELLVSPPMVQVGASERQLIRVIRTGATAGGVEGSYRVIIDELPVEMKEKKGLQLVLRYSVPIFIAAAGAGAQSPAPQLTWSLRREEGQAVLEVANNGGMHAQLADLDFVDTVGRRTPVHAGLMGYVLPGARMRWPLKTSAETFALGGVLETKINGNATQENIPPLPRVR; translated from the coding sequence ATGCTCCGTTACACCGCCGCCCTCGCGCTCGCCTTGGCGCACGCGTTCGCCTCGGCGAGCGGACTGCAGGTTTCGCCGGTCACGCTGACGCTCCAGGCCACGCAGAACGCGGATGGCCTCTGGCTTAGCAATACCGGCGACACGGTGGTGCACGCCCAGGTACGTGTCTATCAGTGGACGCAGGAAAACGGCGCCGAAAAGCTCACAACCTCGCGCGAACTTCTCGTAAGTCCGCCGATGGTGCAGGTGGGCGCCTCCGAGCGCCAGCTGATCCGCGTCATCCGCACCGGCGCCACTGCCGGTGGGGTTGAAGGCTCGTACCGGGTCATCATCGATGAGCTGCCGGTCGAGATGAAGGAAAAGAAGGGCCTGCAGCTGGTGCTGCGCTATTCGGTGCCCATCTTCATCGCGGCCGCGGGCGCCGGCGCGCAGTCGCCCGCACCCCAGCTCACATGGTCTCTTCGCAGGGAAGAAGGCCAGGCCGTACTCGAAGTCGCCAACAACGGCGGCATGCACGCGCAGCTGGCCGACCTGGATTTTGTAGACACCGTCGGCCGTCGCACACCCGTGCATGCCGGACTGATGGGCTATGTCTTGCCCGGCGCCCGGATGCGCTGGCCACTGAAGACATCCGCAGAAACATTCGCCCTCGGGGGCGTTCTGGAAACGAAGATCAATGGCAACGCGACGCAGGAAAACATCCCGCCGCTCCCACGCGTCCGCTAA
- a CDS encoding Csu type fimbrial protein has translation MKKPSLLLASILAITATSAAMAATSSSTFQVLITVAKACSVTAGNASNIDFSTVASSATGLVASSNISVTCSKTTPYNVGLMPSNTNTAGAGVMSAPPGNPDTVAYQLRSVSATGPVWGNTATPTTVGNGVAGTGTGAAQVIPVFATVANANVTPGSYSDTVTVQVNY, from the coding sequence ATGAAAAAACCCTCTCTTCTCCTCGCCTCCATCCTCGCCATCACGGCCACCAGCGCTGCAATGGCCGCAACGTCTTCGTCTACCTTCCAGGTACTGATCACGGTCGCCAAGGCATGCTCGGTTACCGCAGGTAACGCCTCCAACATCGACTTCAGCACGGTCGCTTCGTCTGCCACCGGCCTGGTTGCTTCCAGCAACATCAGCGTTACATGTTCCAAGACGACGCCGTACAACGTGGGCCTGATGCCCTCGAACACCAACACCGCGGGTGCCGGTGTAATGTCCGCCCCGCCTGGTAATCCGGACACCGTTGCGTACCAACTGCGTTCGGTAAGCGCCACGGGTCCGGTCTGGGGCAACACCGCCACCCCCACCACGGTGGGCAACGGCGTGGCCGGCACCGGCACGGGCGCCGCGCAGGTGATCCCTGTGTTCGCCACCGTCGCGAACGCCAATGTGACCCCTGGTTCCTACTCCGACACCGTGACCGTCCAGGTCAACTACTGA